In the genome of Oceanidesulfovibrio indonesiensis, one region contains:
- a CDS encoding transposase has product MAKRRRFSPEFKAKVALETLAGEMTLAELSSKYDVHPNMIAAWKRQAIEGMAD; this is encoded by the coding sequence ATGGCCAAGAGAAGACGTTTTTCCCCCGAATTCAAAGCCAAAGTGGCTCTTGAAACGCTGGCCGGCGAGATGACGCTGGCCGAACTGTCCAGCAAGTACGATGTGCATCCGAACATGATCGCCGCCTGGAAGCGGCAGGCGATCGAGGGCATGGCCGATA
- a CDS encoding helix-turn-helix domain-containing protein — protein MNDKRYLRTKEAATYIGISASVLNKDRVTKLIGIPFTRVGRTILYDREVLDAWLKAQGESSSEDPATGRRSK, from the coding sequence ATGAACGACAAGCGGTATCTACGAACCAAGGAAGCAGCAACCTACATCGGCATCTCAGCCTCGGTACTCAACAAAGACAGGGTGACAAAGCTGATAGGTATCCCATTCACGCGAGTAGGGCGCACAATTCTATACGACCGCGAGGTGCTTGATGCATGGTTGAAGGCACAGGGTGAAAGTTCGTCTGAAGACCCAGCGACGGGCAGGAGGAGCAAGTGA
- a CDS encoding AAA family ATPase: MPGGIISGEEYACGSIAGGPGNTCSTNLLTGAGSDCKTRETWADVVELAQRVWNVSPLQAAKRLSAEFGLANDPPRHSPYLRSGIPQPPQLVAVDAVDFMEFDLPERGFILYPVIPYQGIVEAYAPRGIGKTYVALSMALAVATGDSLFSWKAPEPKRVLYVDGEMPARGMQERLRALLKGGIGDTTLASQLFYLITPDVQQAPMPDLSTEIGQAAIDAHLQGVSLLILDNLATLCRTGKENEARSWLPVQGWLLNLRRRGISTLIIHHAGKSGDQRGTSAKEDIMDTVISLRRPAEYAMSEGARFEVHLTKARGIVGEDAKPFEANLRTIGERSFWETTPIEDVEVERLKDCLAAKMSLREIAEELGKSKSTIHRMKEKMNLKK; the protein is encoded by the coding sequence ATGCCAGGTGGGATCATTAGTGGAGAAGAATACGCGTGTGGTTCAATTGCTGGTGGCCCTGGAAATACATGCTCCACGAACTTGCTAACCGGGGCAGGTTCAGACTGTAAGACGCGTGAAACATGGGCCGATGTCGTAGAACTCGCTCAGCGAGTATGGAATGTCTCCCCGCTTCAAGCTGCTAAACGCCTGTCTGCAGAGTTTGGACTGGCCAATGATCCGCCGCGTCACTCTCCTTATCTCCGCAGTGGCATCCCCCAGCCTCCCCAACTTGTGGCAGTTGATGCGGTCGATTTCATGGAGTTCGACCTCCCTGAGCGCGGCTTCATCCTGTACCCTGTGATCCCATACCAGGGGATTGTGGAAGCCTATGCCCCCCGAGGCATCGGCAAGACATATGTCGCCCTGAGTATGGCCCTCGCCGTTGCCACCGGAGATTCACTCTTCAGCTGGAAGGCCCCCGAACCAAAACGCGTTCTATATGTTGATGGCGAAATGCCAGCGCGTGGCATGCAGGAGCGTCTGCGAGCGCTTCTCAAAGGGGGCATAGGCGACACGACATTGGCGTCTCAGTTGTTTTACCTCATCACCCCCGACGTTCAGCAAGCTCCGATGCCGGACCTGTCAACGGAAATCGGTCAGGCAGCCATTGATGCGCACCTCCAAGGTGTCTCTCTTCTTATCCTAGACAATTTAGCCACCCTGTGCCGGACAGGGAAAGAAAACGAGGCTCGCTCGTGGCTCCCTGTTCAGGGTTGGCTGTTGAATCTGCGGCGTCGGGGTATTTCGACGCTGATTATTCATCATGCTGGAAAAAGCGGTGATCAGAGGGGCACGTCAGCCAAGGAAGACATCATGGATACGGTCATAAGCCTTCGCCGACCGGCTGAGTACGCGATGAGTGAAGGGGCGCGGTTTGAAGTTCACCTCACCAAAGCGCGGGGCATTGTCGGCGAAGATGCCAAACCATTTGAAGCCAATCTCCGAACCATAGGGGAGCGTTCTTTCTGGGAAACAACACCCATTGAAGATGTTGAAGTGGAAAGGCTCAAGGACTGTCTTGCGGCCAAAATGAGCCTCCGAGAGATCGCGGAGGAACTGGGCAAGTCGAAATCAACGATTCATCGGATGAAGGAAAAAATGAATTTAAAGAAGTAG